The sequence tttgacatattataatatcataattattattatgcatataataaaaaaataaaattaattatatataattaattactttttaaatatttctACATAAAATTTTGAATATAAAATTTAACATgagaaaatgaaaagctaaatgcCATTTTAATTTGTAGCAACAGAATCAACTTCCTAAAAGTGTGAATAAACGGTGGAAAGCCTCCACCACAGAATCTTTATCACCCCTCACAAACATTCCCTTTTCCATGTCATTATCGCCTTCATAATACGCTGAAATTCCCTCGCGTATGTAGAAATTCTGTGCAGTGAGGCATCGGGAATGTTGGGTGAAGACGCCTATCAATATCCATTTACCCTCCTCCACCTCTGTTTTACAACACCTGTTAATTCTATCATTACAATGCCTGTCAATATACAATGGCATACGAGGAGAGACACAGTTTATAACCAAACAAAGCATCATGGCATTGCCATTGGAGGAACAATTCTCCCGCAATCTTAGTGAGGGGAAAAAGTGGTAGTACCCAAATTTCTCGTTAGCAAAAGAGTCAATGACACAGAGATTCGGAAAGGCTGAAGAGTTTAAAATTGATCCCGCACCAGGGACTGCCTTTGTACATATTATTATTTCTTCTGGCAAATTCTGATCGTAAAAGAAAAGGAAGCATTCGTGATATGATAGAGAAAGAAAATACTGAAATTTTATAATTATAGAAAAACTTCGTTACCTGAATCGTTTGAATGCAAGTCTCAACAGCTGATCTCTTCTTTGCTATAAGTTGCAATCTTCTCAATCTTCCGAGTTGTCCCAAATTTTCTATGCCGGGCACCTCCCAACATGTACAATGGAGCTTCTTCAATGATGTGCACTCTTGCAAACCTTGTATCTTCTCAACTTTGTTGCCACCTGTCAGTTTAAATACCTCCAGAGAAGCCAATTTATCAAAACTCGGAAGCGCTGTCAACTCTGGACAGCCACTTAACTTCAGCTCTCGAAGGTTTACTACATCACTAATACCATTTATGTTCATTAACAATTTACAGCTAATCACCTGTATGTCCTCCACTGTTGTTGGCAAAGTGTCCACTTCTGTTAAATGGGCGTTATGCCTAAGCCTGAGGCTTCTAAGGCTAGGACAGCAGCTGTCAGAAATTGAAATTTTGGATACTCTCGTGTTCCACAGAAATATTTTCTTGAGGTTGCACAAAGATGAAGCAAATGGCTCCCGCCCAAACTTCAATTCGGTGATTGGGCATCTGATTATTTTGAGCAATTGAAGATTAGTCAATTGCTTCAATGACTGTGGTAAAGATTCAACTTTTAGACTCTCTAATTCCAATCGTTCTAAAAGATTGAGACTACCCATAGAGTCTGGTAACGATTGCATCTGGAAACACCATTCATTGGAATGTATCTCCAACACTCTCAACTTGGTGAGTTGACCAATGTTAAGTGGAAGCTCCCTTAACCTGGTCCCCTTTAAATAAAGCTCCCTTAAGGAAGCCTGGTTTGTTATGTGGTGAGGCAACTCTTCTAGTTCCATGCACCAATCAAGATTCAAATACTCGAGCTTTGTCATGTTCTGTAGGATATCTGACTGTAACCTGAGCTTCTCACACCAGCATAAATCAAGATGCTGCAGGTGCGACAGCTGCTTAAAAGATTCTGGCAACATTATCAGTTGAATGGAAGAACTCAAATTTAGATGCCGCAGGTTTGTCAAATGCCCAAAACAGCTAGGCAGTGATGACAACATTTTACAGCTTTTTAACTCGAGGTGCTCGAGCGATTGAAGACGGCAAAATTCCTCTGGCAGACTCTGAACGTTGCAGTCATGCAAGCAAATCTTTTTCAGGTTCTCAAGGAGTTCTATGGCCTTTGGAATTCTTGCTAAATTAGGGCAGTCATGAATAATCAGCACTCTTAACTGCAACGGCGCCTGCAgccaattttgaatttaattacaGGGAAAGCCCTAGGACAGTTATATTTAATTCTAATTATGGATTGGAAAGAACCGTAAGAAAAGCTACTTACTTCAACCCAATCCTTCCACAAGCCTACCATCTTCTGGCACTTATAAAGTTCTAAAACTCTTAAATTTTTCAATGGTAGCCAGGATGGAAGATTTTTACAAGCAATTTCAGTACAGCTAAGCAATGCCAACTCTCTTGATAATTTTGCAATCTGTAAGCTTTTCAGAGAGTTTTCTTTTACCACAAACACTTTTAATCCATCAGGGGAAGGCATTCTAGTGCTTTCGAAACAACGAAGGCATGGAGGAAACTTGTGAATATAATTAATTGCTGCATCCAATATCATTCCTCTAATCTGGATATAGAAAACAAAAAGCAACAAATTTATACTGAACGACGTAAATATACAAATGGACAAAGAGACAAATAAAATAAGATTTCATAGCATGATTTGGAACAGCATGGAAAAGAAACTAAAAGCACAAATGGACAAAGAGACAAATAAAATAAGATTTCATTGCATGATTTGGAACAGCATAGAAAAGAAAGTATTAACCACACCTCTGTTTGTTTCTGAATGCCTATTATCTGAACTGGAGACCATAAACGGTAGGGTGTCTGATTTTTTGCAATTTCCCTTCCTAAATCTCTTAGGTGGTCATGCATTTTTATGTTATTGTCATTGTCAAAGCTAACAAGATATTTATTCACAAGAGTTTCCCATCCATACAAACCACTCCACCCTGATCCATCCCATACTGCAATGGCTGTCATCTTATCTTTGTCAATGAAGAAACAAGCTATGTCCAAGAACATCTGTTTCACTTCTTCATCTAAAGCATCATAACTCACTTTCAACCTGTTCTTAATATCACTGGGTAATATTCTAGAAATTTTATGCAATACACTTTCCCATAAATCTTTGTTAAAGCAGCAATAAAGTTGGCCTCCAAATACTTTTAAGGACAAAGGTAATCCATTGCAAGCAGTTAAGAACTTTTCAACAAGCTCCTCGAATCCCTGCAGCGGCATGGGTTGTAAGAATGCATGCCAACAAAACAGCTGTTTTGCATGAGACCGATTCATTGATTCCATTTCATAAATGGATGAGATGCCCCAACATCTAAGAACTTCCTTTTCTCGTGTTGTGACAATAATCAAACTCCCCCATGCAAGGCTATCCTTTGTGGGTAGTAAAGCCTCTAGTTGATCTGTATGATCAACATCATCCAAAATGATTAGTATACGGACAGATCTCAAATAATTAGAGAGAATCCGCTTGCCTTCTTCTATACTGTCAAATGAATCATGCTTGAAACCAAGGTCGTGAAGGGGTTTTATCTGCTTCTTATGCAACTCCCTTTTATCTGCGGCATCTCTAACATTGAAAACAAAACTGGATCTTTCTACAGATGTACGTCTCTGGTTATATATTTCTTTTGCCAAAGTGGTTTTCCCAGAGCCACCCATGCCCCATATCCCAACAATTTGAACAGTAGGAAGATGTTTTGCAGACTTACAGGCAGTCATTTCAAAGTCTGAAACAATTCCCTCAAGACCCACAGGATGTTTTGCTACCTCTaatggtactactttcatttctTTCAATACACGATTTACAATATTCTTCAATACCCTTTGCTCCTCACTGTCCATGTGTCAAACGTGATTTTAAATTAGAGGAAACTCTACTAAACGCAGTGATGAAAGATGGAGAAGAGTAATATTGAATGAACGGGAACGTGTTATAACAGAAATAcaggagaaagagagagattgtGTTTGGCTTACTCATTATTAGCGATGATTTCACCCTTATAAAAGGACACGGTATGGAGTGCCATCTTCCACTCCCTAAGCCGATTTTCGCTGTATCTAGCCTTCTCTTGATGCTTCACAAAGGCAGTTTCGTAAATTCCTTTTCCATGAACCAAGTGTCGGAGATCGTCAGGAGCAACATGGTAGAAAACGGGAATAATAGGTGTACCAGATTTGAGCATAAAAGATAGCTCTGCAAGACACCAAGGCGATTGTGCATATGTGGgagagaaaattgctacatgaagAGAAGCACGAGAAATTGCTTCTTGTAGTTCTGTAGGGAAGAAGTCTCCCAATTGAAGATCCTCGGAATCAAGAAACACCCTGAAACCCATCGCATTGAGGGCATTGTAGATATCTCTGGCAAGCTTGTGTTTGACATCGGGTCCACGATGGTTAATAAAAACATCGCAGGGCAGCTTTTGTCGAGGTGATGAGGATGTAGCAGAAGTAGATGCAGGGGAAATGGAAAATTGTGGAGCAAGTCCATGAAAAGCAAATGTATTTTGGATCTGTGATACATATTGGATCTGCGATTGAGAAGCAGTGGAGGAAGTAGAAGCCATGGAGTCCGATTAAACTGAGCACAAAGACAGAGTGAACAGTGATGAAAGAAGGGACGATGGAGGTGAAGTCAAAGCACTAAACTTAGGAAAGGAGAAGACAAACAGGGGAGATATCTAAAGGTAAGAAGAACCCTAGGCGTAGAATGAATGAGTGGTGTTTGTGAAGGACAATGGGAAACCGTGTGGAAGAAATGCAGAAGAATAGTAAAAGAGCACAAGCGAAGACTAAATAGACGGTGTGCGTGCACCAGGAGGTCTATTAGGTGCATAACGATCTTTGGATTCAATCTCCACCTTTCACGTTTGGAAATTTGAGCACTTTTTTTTTTGTCGTTACGTCTGATGtgttctttttttcttttattccGTGGAACACCACAGGCGTCACAGTAGTTTCAAGAATTCTGCAGATAAGATTTTCCGTAAGCTACGTATATACCTAGGTATAATATTCAAGAATAGTACAGTGATTTACATTGATCAATATTTCTTTGAAgcattttattgttttcatatttaAGAGAGAATCttgatataaaatatataaatgttagtatatttatgtcatttttaatttattttttagattttttattataAGAATATTTTAGAGTAATTATAGATTGATAAATGAGTTCTTGTATTAAGTTTAATCTATGGGCTAATATCCATTTCTGTCTACTTCATTCTTTTTTACACATATGTTCATACATTTAACCTTATTTCACTATCATTTACACTTTAAATATAATATGTTTGAATATTTATCCATCCATATCAATACATATCTCCATACATTTACTCTTTGTCGTGAACTTACTCTTTTAATTCTACACCACTTAAAGATGATTTTGTTCCATCTTTAAACATGTGAAATTGGACTTCAATATTCATATCTGTTTCTGCTAAACTAACTCAGTACATGTTTGTACACCATGATACATTTtagtatttaaataaattcaatgtgCACATAAAATCATAGAGTATTTCATATGATCAATCACAAGAAAGAATCTCTACACGCCACTTCAATTTTTGGAGGAGATAAATACAttgtttaaaaaattatatattgacCATCAACACATTTGGATATGATATCTTCGAATATTTACTTAAATTCAGTAACAAATCAGCCAGATATTTGACCAAAGAAAAACTGATCGTGGTGGTCTACTAGAATCCAGATATACACTTGAGATTGAACATATGTATAGAATCTAAAGCAACAAGCATACAAATGACAATCTATGATTTCAACACTCATTTTGTACGATTGATTTGCTGATAAATCCCTCTATCTTCTGAATATTTATTGTATCAACCCAACTGTTGGTAAATCTACAGGTAATTATTGTTGACATATATTTTAATTACCCCAGATTTAGGTAAAAGGGATTTTGTCCCCTCACAACTACACCAAATACAAGTATTTTCGATGTTATAGAAAACAAACTGGACTTAAGTGTTTCATCCGTTAACGTCTGCAGATAAACTTAGCAAGTGGTTTTGCAATGTTGATCTTCGTCTCCATATAAACAAAAAAACATGGGAATCACTTTTTGCTTTCCTCAGCAAGTTTGACAGGATGCTTCCAAGAATTGTTTTGACAGAATGCCATGATCGCAGGATATGTAAAATGCGGAAGGATAGACAATACAcatgaattgtttgacagaatgcctcaatgaAACACGTTCTCAACGCCCTGATTGCAGGCTATTAACAccatggatttgttgaaaaggcaaCCAAAAGTAATTGGCAGGTTTGAAGCCAGAGCTATGTTACCAGAAACGAGAAACGAGAAACCCAACCGCAACGGCAACGTGACGAGAAACGCAATTTTAAAAGGTTGCGTATAAGAAACGGATTGTAtagatgtgtgtatatatatatatatatatttgtaaaataaaacaaaattaattttaaaaataaaaactataatacatatctctaattaaaaatttaaacattgttaaaaaaatatttaatttcattctttcattttaaaataatttatataaaacaCTTTTCACAATGAATATAATAAAACCAAACCACCAGGACAAAAATAAATGTGTCATAGTTAACTGGTCatacaaaaattataaattaatgtaAACTCCAATATTGGTAGTTATAAACTCCAGCTTGCATTTATAACTTAATGTTAACTCCACCTCCAAGTTAGGGAAAAGATAAAAATGCCTAaacttttgtttaaattttaactGCAATCTGGAAAAACGAAAATCACCGCTTGGAAACGGCCGTCAGCAACGTGAAACCCGTTTCGGCCGTCGAAACGCGAAACGGATGTCTCCCGTCGCGTTTCTGGTAACTAGGAGCCAGAGTCTACAATTCAAATAATTTCCAGGAACTTTTTTACTATTCAATTAAAatcttattcatttaattatattaagttaataaaaaatctaattattttattgtaagtaTATAATTGATTATCATTAATTAAATTGGTTAGTTAATCTATTTATATTGTAAAGtgataaaagaaattaatttttattCAATAATAAGTAAATTAGATTGACTTCTTTAAATATCACATTCAAAagcattaaaaataataaaaataagataaaaaacAACAAGACAATTTATTCATTCACAATCAATCATTCAAGAAAGCATCTAATTAATCAACCAAATTCATTCAAAACAATATTGGACTAGTAGTTTTACTACATTAATTGTACCCAAGGTTGCACCACATTTGCTTAGAGAGATTCGTGAGAAGCTCTTCATATTTTGGCTCCTTTTACCATTTAATAAGAAACCATAATAGAAAATATTTACCAACCCCTTGCTAACTTCACTATTGTCTAAAATAATATTGTCAACAACACTTGTGTTAAATTAACTTTACTATGTCTATAACATTAAACTTTACATTTATAAAATCAATATAAACATTTTTGTGCGCCCACttttgtaaatacaaatttgaccCCTGAACATGAAATGAAAACTATTTTGATaatcctttttcctttttcctaTTTATTTTGTGGTGTTTTCGATACATCAAAATATGTTAAAATTTGAAATATGCCAACCAAGGCTCCCCCATTTACAATGAAAAAGTGGAATAGATTTTTGAAGAACTAAACAACAACCATGAAGACCATAATTTGAAAAGCTAGTGCATCAAAAGTGACCTCAAGAAGTTTAAAATGCAATATGGCCTCAATCAACCCATAGCTCCATTGAGCCCACTTAATTTCTTAATGGTCCTTGCTATACTTCGTTATAAAAATGCAAGACTAAAAGGATGGGTAAATTTACTTCttatatagaaatttcaacatatgGAGAAATAAGAAGATGAATTGGAGATGGATTATGTCTTGAACATGCCAAATATTAATTTTGTAAGTTAGAACCCAATTGTGGAGATCATTCATCTGAGCATAATACTTGACCAAGAAGTGAGGGAACTATGTCTCCTTGAGTAGAACAAAGctttactaaaaaaaaaaaaacccaacatTGAGGTGGTAACATCAGCAACGTAAGGAAACAAAACACAAGTATAAGCCATGCTAATGTAAAAGCTCTTGTTACCACATTAGTGAAAATAATTAGGGTTTTAGGGGTTGGATGTGTTTAAGTATTATCCTAGCAATATCTAAATTCCAATGAGAGATCATGACCTTCTAAATCTCATTTGAACATGAACTTTTTCATGACTACACCACATAAGACAACCCAAGCAGGGAACTAAATAACTCTTATGATAACTTCTAATATGATAACAATGACAATGATGACTTTCTGCTACCATTCTTAAAATCTCTTCCAAACATACACATAGACATGCATAGTAGACCACAACCTAGCAACCCATTCCCATTATGGCATCCCTCTCTAACAATGGTTATATGTCATCTACTAGACCTACCTAGGGTTTCTCATGTATAGGTTCTTGTCAAATGCTATGTAGCATAGAAAACccctctttattttattttttaacctttttttttgaaacttttgttcttttttatctttctttctttttcgtTTATCCCCTTGGGGctagttttaatttttatttattttttatttggagtCGTTTCCTTATGCTTtttacctttttagggttttacagTTTTCATTGACCTTGGAACTTTTTGGAGTAATTAGTAAATTATCTAATTAATTCTATAATTAGTTCATTTCTTAATCTATTTTCTTAAGCTAAACATAGGAGTTCATTTATCTCTTATTAGATTGATCTTTATTTAGCACATGTTATCACATTCATTAGGATGTCGACACTTGTCAAGCTTTCTTTTAGTCTTCCTTTAATGTTTAGTCTAGGGTTGCATTcgtgataggtgtttttcttgcaagtgattcatgggcttgtggggttgaacaaataacttcaacatggtatcagagtttgaTATCTGCTAAATTCCTATATATATTATGAGAGATCTCACCTTGAGAGGAAAAATTTGCTCATCTTAGAGAAAGACAATTCTAGGGTTTCTTCGCAATCATGAAAACCATTTGGGTCACTCTTAGTTTGTCAAATCCATTAAAATTtgtgagaaaaataaaataattaaaaccttttaaaaaaaaagctaaaagcaaaaaagaaaaataggaaaaaaagACAAGAATTGACCATATCCTTTATGTTTTTGCAAAatgtttagaaaaaaaaaaaatggcaaaagttaggattaaatttttttgttgttggtgaAAACTATGGAAACTATCTACACATTGTTAGATCATCAAGTGGCTTAGCATTGCTTAGCTGTACTGCAATTTCTTAAAGTAACCTTCCATCATGGTTGCCATTGGAAAAATTAAGTGTTTTAGAACTTCATGACTCCCTGAGTATAGTAGGCTTGTGGAAGGATGGGGTAAAATCTGTAAGTATCTTTCCCCTACGGTTCTTTACACCAacaattcaaattaaataaatttttctaTATGTTTCCCTGTAACTAAATCCAAAACTCGCTGCAGGCTCCGGTGCAGTTAAGAGTGTTGAATATCATTAATTGCCTTAATTTAAGGATAATTCCAAAGTCCATAGGATATCTCGAAAATTTGGAAAAGATATCCCTGAATAGTTGCAATGTGGAGAGTCTACCAGAAGAATTTTGTGGTCTTCAATCGCTGGTGGACCTTCAGTTAAAAAGCTGTAAAATGCTATCATCATTGCCTAGCTGTTTTGGCCGTTTGACAAACCTGAAGCATCTAGAGATGAGTTATTTAGATCGACTGAAAGTCTTGCCAGATTCTTTTAAGCAGCTACCGTGTCTGCGACATCTTGATTTACAGTGGTGTGAGAATCTAACCCTACAATCAGACATCCTGGAAAACATAAAAACAATCGAGTATTTGAATCTTGTTGGGTGCACGCAATTGGAAGAGTTGCCTCTTCACATCACAAATCAAGCCTCCTTGAGTGAGCTCTATTTAGAGGGGACGAGATTAAGGGAACTCCCAATTAACATCGGTCAACTCAACAAGTTTAGAGTGATGGAGAAAGGTTCACGTAAAGGGTGTTTCCATATGCAATATTTACCCGACTCTATGGGGTCTCTAAATCTTTTAGAGAGATTGGTAATACAGAAATTAGAAATGCAATCTTTACCACTGAAGCAATTGATTAATCTTAAAACTCTGGAGATAAATCAATGCCCTATAAGTGacctggattttgagtgggggcaATCTACTTCTTCGCTGAGCCATCTCAGGGAAATACTGCTACGCTACACAAGAGtgtcaaacattttaatttctgaCGACTGCTGTCCCGGCCTTAAAACCTTCAGACTGTGGTATAATGAACACTTATGGAGGTGGCCACCCTACCAACAGCAGTGGAGCATATAGAGGTGAAGAGGTGTAAATTGCTAGAgaacataagtggtattggtggcGTAGTAAAACTTCGACAGCTGACGCTAAGTGACTGTCCAATGTTGAACAGCCTTCCAAGTTTTCATAAATTAGCTTCTCTCGAAGTATTTGAACTGACAGGTGGCAACATGGTTGAGAAGATACAAGGTTTACAAAAGTGTACAGCATTGGATAAGCTGCATTG is a genomic window of Cryptomeria japonica chromosome 7, Sugi_1.0, whole genome shotgun sequence containing:
- the LOC131052069 gene encoding disease resistance protein RPV1-like, which produces MASTSSTASQSQIQYVSQIQNTFAFHGLAPQFSISPASTSATSSSPRQKLPCDVFINHRGPDVKHKLARDIYNALNAMGFRVFLDSEDLQLGDFFPTELQEAISRASLHVAIFSPTYAQSPWCLAELSFMLKSGTPIIPVFYHVAPDDLRHLVHGKGIYETAFVKHQEKARYSENRLREWKMALHTVSFYKGEIIANNDEEQRVLKNIVNRVLKEMKVVPLEVAKHPVGLEGIVSDFEMTACKSAKHLPTVQIVGIWGMGGSGKTTLAKEIYNQRRTSVERSSFVFNVRDAADKRELHKKQIKPLHDLGFKHDSFDSIEEGKRILSNYLRSVRILIILDDVDHTDQLEALLPTKDSLAWGSLIIVTTREKEVLRCWGISSIYEMESMNRSHAKQLFCWHAFLQPMPLQGFEELVEKFLTACNGLPLSLKVFGGQLYCCFNKDLWESVLHKISRILPSDIKNRLKVSYDALDEEVKQMFLDIACFFIDKDKMTAIAVWDGSGWSGLYGWETLVNKYLVSFDNDNNIKMHDHLRDLGREIAKNQTPYRLWSPVQIIGIQKQTEIRGMILDAAINYIHKFPPCLRCFESTRMPSPDGLKVFVVKENSLKSLQIAKLSRELALLSCTEIACKNLPSWLPLKNLRVLELYKCQKMVGLWKDWVEAPLQLRVLIIHDCPNLARIPKAIELLENLKKICLHDCNVQSLPEEFCRLQSLEHLELKSCKMLSSLPSCFGHLTNLRHLNLSSSIQLIMLPESFKQLSHLQHLDLCWCEKLRLQSDILQNMTKLEYLNLDWCMELEELPHHITNQASLRELYLKGTRLRELPLNIGQLTKLRVLEIHSNEWCFQMQSLPDSMGSLNLLERLELESLKVESLPQSLKQLTNLQLLKIIRCPITELKFGREPFASSLCNLKKIFLWNTRVSKISISDSCCPSLRSLRLRHNAHLTEVDTLPTTVEDIQVISCKLLMNINGISDVVNLRELKLSGCPELTALPSFDKLASLEVFKLTGGNKVEKIQGLQECTSLKKLHCTCWEVPGIENLGQLGRLRRLQLIAKKRSAVETCIQTIQNLPEEIIICTKAVPGAGSILNSSAFPNLCVIDSFANEKFGYYHFFPSLRLRENCSSNGNAMMLCLVINCVSPRMPLYIDRHCNDRINRCCKTEVEEGKWILIGVFTQHSRCLTAQNFYIREGISAYYEGDNDMEKGMFVRGDKDSVVEAFHRLFTLLGS